One region of Micromonospora ureilytica genomic DNA includes:
- the cutA gene encoding divalent-cation tolerance protein CutA: MDEICVVTTVVDARSVADVLAAAAVAGRLAACAQVGGQVDSTYWWRSGMETSTEWSVQFKTAPDRLTALLDQIRVSHPYEVPEILVSRVESGNPDYATWVYEHTRS, from the coding sequence GTGGACGAGATCTGCGTGGTGACAACGGTGGTGGACGCGCGTTCGGTCGCCGACGTGCTGGCGGCTGCGGCCGTCGCCGGCAGGCTCGCCGCCTGCGCCCAGGTGGGTGGTCAGGTGGACAGCACCTACTGGTGGCGGTCCGGGATGGAGACGAGCACCGAGTGGTCGGTGCAGTTCAAGACCGCACCGGATCGGCTCACCGCGTTGCTGGACCAGATCCGGGTCAGTCACCCCTACGAGGTGCCGGAGATCCTGGTGTCCAGGGTGGAGAGTGGAAACCCCGACTACGCCACCTGGGTGTACGAGCACACTCGCTCCTGA
- a CDS encoding 1-acyl-sn-glycerol-3-phosphate acyltransferase codes for MPLPPRWLRRLLLAPVVVVLAFLVVTTLPVWALLAAAASPLVPGRLRPLRLLWIGCFYLVWDAAALLSLFVLWVVSGFGWRTRSPAFQRAHYVLAGWFLRVLFWQARWTLRLRIDVVGTDPDTALPGRPELVLCRHAGPGDSFILIHGLVNWFNREPRIVLKDSLQWDPAIDVLLNRLPNRFIAPTPERGEETVRQVGHLATGLDDNDAFVIFPEGGNFTPKRRLRAIARLRSLGLERMALRAERMRHVLAPQPGGMLAALDAAPDAGVIFVAHTGLDRLLTVADVWRELPMDKRIVMRFWSVPPEDVPTGRQERIDWLFDWWARIDAWIAANR; via the coding sequence CTGCTCGCCCCCGTCGTCGTGGTGCTCGCCTTCCTCGTGGTCACCACGTTGCCGGTCTGGGCGCTGCTCGCCGCTGCCGCGTCCCCGCTGGTCCCGGGTCGGTTGCGCCCGCTGCGACTGCTCTGGATCGGCTGTTTCTACCTGGTCTGGGACGCTGCCGCGCTGCTCTCGCTCTTCGTGCTCTGGGTCGTCTCCGGCTTCGGCTGGCGGACCCGGTCGCCGGCGTTCCAGCGCGCGCACTACGTGCTGGCCGGCTGGTTCCTGCGGGTGCTGTTCTGGCAGGCACGGTGGACACTGCGGTTGCGCATCGACGTGGTGGGCACCGACCCGGACACCGCGCTGCCCGGCCGGCCCGAGCTGGTGCTCTGCCGGCACGCCGGGCCGGGCGACTCGTTCATCCTGATCCACGGTCTGGTCAACTGGTTCAACCGGGAGCCACGGATCGTCCTCAAGGACAGCCTCCAGTGGGATCCGGCGATCGACGTGTTGCTCAACCGGCTGCCCAACCGGTTCATCGCGCCGACTCCGGAGCGCGGCGAGGAGACGGTGCGCCAGGTCGGGCACCTGGCCACCGGCCTGGACGACAACGACGCGTTCGTGATCTTTCCCGAGGGTGGCAACTTCACCCCGAAGCGGCGGCTGCGCGCGATCGCCCGGTTGCGCTCCCTCGGGCTGGAGCGGATGGCCCTGCGCGCCGAGCGGATGCGCCACGTGCTCGCCCCGCAGCCCGGTGGGATGCTCGCGGCGCTGGACGCCGCACCGGACGCCGGGGTCATCTTCGTCGCCCACACCGGACTGGACCGGCTGCTCACTGTCGCCGACGTGTGGCGGGAGCTGCCGATGGACAAGCGGATCGTGATGCGGTTCTGGTCGGTGCCGCCGGAGGACGTACCGACCGGGCGGCAGGAGCGCATCGACTGGCTCTTCGATTGGTGGGCGCGGATTGATGCCTGGATCGCCGCTAATCGGTAA